From one Lotus japonicus ecotype B-129 chromosome 3, LjGifu_v1.2 genomic stretch:
- the LOC130744069 gene encoding uncharacterized protein LOC130744069, with the protein MQSPTSVKDVQKLTGRIAALSRFLPCSGSKAAPFFHCLRKNKVFQWTEECEQAFQNLKEHLSKPPILSKPIPGIPLSVFISISDNVVSSVLLQECKDETRIIYFVSHALQGAEVRYQKIEKAALALIISAQKLRPYFQGFQVKVKTDFSLRQVLQKPDLAGRMVSWAVELSEFGIVFEKKGQVKPQALADFVNEMSPEAKISEGEEWALSVDGSSNLKGSGAGIVLEGPGGVIIEQSLKFDFKARNNQAEYEAIIAGMRLAIEMNVHSLVIKTDSQLVANQIKGEYQAKDVQLEKYLGKAQELMKHIDNVQVNRVPREENTRADVLSKLASTKKPGNNKSVIQETLKSPSVNEDDAVMATGMVSTDWIERVKMCLQADGPDLALFSKDQIREASHYTLLGNQLYRRGVGVPLLRCVTRDEADRIMFEVHEGVCASHVGGRSLAAKVLRAGFYWPPLKSDCMDYVKKCEKCQVYADLHRAPPEELSSMSSSWPFDMWGVDILGPFTPAGAQVRFVLVAVLITSQSG; encoded by the coding sequence ATGCAAAGCCCTACATCCGTGAAAGATGTCCAGAAGTTAACAGGAAGGATAGCAGCTTTGTCAAGGTTTTTACCTTGCTCTGGAAGCAAGGCGGCTCCATTTTTCCAttgcttaaggaagaacaaggtTTTTCAGTGGACAGAAGAATGTGAGCAGGCTTTCCAAAATCTGAAGGAGCATCTATCTAAGCCTCCCATATTATCAAAGCCAATTCCAGGTATTCCTTTATCGGTTTTTATTTCAATATCGGATAATGTTGTGAGTTCTGTCTTGTTGCAAGAGTGTAAGGATGAGACTAGAATCATATATTTTGTAAGCCATGCTTTACAAGGGGCTGAGGTGAGATACCAAAAGATTGAAAAAGCTGCTTTAGCCTTAATCATTTCTGCCCAAAAACTGAGGCCTTACTTTCAAGGTTTCCAAGTTAAAGTCAAAACTGACTTCTCACTacgccaagttttgcaaaagccagACTTGGCAGGGCGAATGGTCTCTtgggctgttgaattgtcagagtttGGGATTGTGTTTGAAAAGAAAGGTCAGGTTAAACCTCAAGCCTTAGCTGATTTTGTTAATGAGATGTCACCAGAGGCGAAAATTTCAGAAGGAGAGGAATGGGCTTTATCTGTTGATGGGTCATCTAATTTAAaaggaagtggagctggaataGTTCTTGAGGGCCCGGGCGGAGTCATTATTGAGCAGTCCTTGAAATTTGATTTCAAAGCAAGAAATAACCAGGCAGAGTACGAGGCGATCATTGCTGGGATGAGGTTGGCTATCGAGATGAATGTTCATAGTCTCGTTATCAAAACCGATTCTCAGCTCGTGGCGAATCAGATAAAGGGTGAATATCAAGCTAAGGATGTGCAATTGGAAAAATATCTAGGAAAGGCGCAAGAATTGATGAAACACATAGACAATGTTCAGGTGAACCGTGTTCCCAGAGAAGAAAATACAAGGGCTGACGTACTTTCCAAATTGGCAAGTACTAAGAAGCCAGGCAACAACAAGTCAGTGATTCAGGAAACTTTGAAAAGCCCAAGTGTGAATGAAGATGATGCAGTCATGGCAACTGGGATGGTGTCAACAGATTGGATTGAAAGGGTTAAAATGTGCTTACAGGCAGATGGACCTGACTTGGCTTTATTTTCAAAGGACCAAATCCGGGAGGCTAGTCACTATACATTGCTAGGCAACCAGCTTTACCGAAGAGGCGTTGGAGTTCCTTTGCTGAGGTGTGTGACCAGGGATGAGGCTGACAGGATTATGTTCGAAGTCCATGAAGGCGTTTGTGCAAGCCATGTGGGCGGAAGATCTTTGGCTGCGAAAGTATTAagggcaggattttattggccccCCTTGAAGAGTGATTGCATGGACTATGTCAAGAAATGCGAGAAGTGTCAAGTTTATGCTGATTTGCACAGGGCACCACCAGAGGAGTTAAGTTCCATGAGTTCTTCGTGGCCATTTGATATGTGGGGCGTTGATATTCTTGGACCTTTCACTCCAGCAGGGGCGCAGGTTAGATTTGTGTTGGTTGCTGTGTTGATTACTTCACAAAGTGGATAG